A single region of the Pseudomonas sp. B21-023 genome encodes:
- a CDS encoding LysR substrate-binding domain-containing protein — protein MNLESKWLEDFSALASTRSFSQAAERRFVTQPAFSRRIRSLEAALGLTLVNRSRTPIELTEAGQLFLVTARTVVDQLSEVLRHLHHLEGGQGEVIQVSAAHSLASGFFPRWVAQLRNDGLNIATRLVATNVGDAVHALREGGCDLMLAFYDPDAALQMDAEIFPSLHMGNTEMLPVCAVGPDGKPLFDLEGEASVPLLAYSAGAFLGRSVNLLLRQRNLRYTTVYETAMADSLKSMALEGMGIAWVPKLSMRGELERGELAICGGSQWHVPLEIRLYRCALVRKANVRLLWRKLEGGSVDPKVSQTPEK, from the coding sequence ATGAACCTCGAAAGCAAATGGCTGGAGGACTTCAGTGCCCTGGCCTCGACCCGCAGTTTCTCGCAAGCGGCCGAGCGCCGGTTCGTTACCCAGCCGGCATTCAGCCGACGCATACGCAGCCTGGAAGCGGCGCTTGGGTTGACCTTGGTGAATCGTTCCCGCACGCCCATCGAGCTGACCGAGGCCGGGCAGCTGTTTCTCGTCACCGCGCGCACCGTTGTCGACCAGTTGAGCGAAGTTCTTCGCCATTTACATCACCTGGAAGGCGGCCAGGGCGAGGTGATCCAGGTCTCGGCCGCGCACTCCTTGGCATCGGGCTTTTTCCCGCGCTGGGTGGCGCAATTGCGCAACGATGGCTTGAACATCGCCACGCGCCTGGTCGCCACCAACGTCGGTGATGCGGTGCATGCATTACGCGAAGGCGGCTGCGACCTGATGCTGGCGTTCTACGACCCGGACGCGGCGTTGCAGATGGACGCCGAGATCTTCCCGTCGCTGCATATGGGCAATACCGAAATGCTCCCGGTGTGTGCCGTGGGCCCCGACGGCAAGCCGCTGTTCGACCTGGAGGGGGAGGCCAGCGTGCCGTTGCTGGCCTACAGCGCCGGCGCTTTCCTCGGCCGGTCGGTCAACTTGCTGCTGCGCCAGCGCAACCTGCGCTATACCACTGTCTATGAAACGGCCATGGCCGACAGTCTCAAGAGCATGGCGCTCGAAGGCATGGGCATCGCCTGGGTCCCGAAACTGTCGATGCGCGGTGAACTGGAGCGTGGCGAGCTGGCGATCTGCGGTGGCAGCCAGTGGCATGTGCCGCTGGAAATCCGCCTGTATCGCTGTGCCTTGGTGCGCAAGGCCAACGTGCGCTTGCTGTGGCGCAAGCTGGAGGGTGGTTCAGTTGACCCGAAAGTCAGCCAAACCCCCGAAAAATAA
- the aspA gene encoding aspartate ammonia-lyase produces MSSAASFRVEKDLLGTLEVPADAYYGIQTLRAANNFHLSGVPLSHYPKLVVGLAMVKQAAADANRELGHLSDAKHAAISAACARLIKGDYHEQFVVDMIQGGAGTSTNMNANEVIANIALEAMGHQKGEYQYLHPNNDVNMAQSTNDAYPTAIRLGLLLGHDALLASLDSLIQAFAAKGKEFDHVLKMGRTQLQDAVPMTLGQEFRAFATTMTEDLQRLRSLAPELLTEINLGGTAIGTGINADPGYQMLAVQRLAIISGQPLVPAADLIEATSDMGAFVLFSGMLKRTAVKLSKICNDLRLLSSGPRTGINEINLPARQPGSSIMPGKVNPVIPEAVNQVAFAIMGNDLALTVAAEGGQLQLNVMEPLIAYKIFDSIRLLQRAMDMLREHCIVGITANEQRCRELVEHSIGLVTALNPYIGYENATRIARVALETGRGVLELVREEKLLDEEMLNDILRPENMIAPRLVPLKA; encoded by the coding sequence ATGTCCTCCGCTGCATCGTTCCGCGTCGAAAAAGATCTGCTTGGTACCCTTGAAGTCCCTGCCGATGCCTACTACGGCATCCAGACTCTGCGCGCTGCCAACAACTTCCACCTCTCCGGTGTTCCGCTGTCGCACTACCCGAAACTGGTAGTCGGCCTGGCGATGGTCAAGCAGGCAGCTGCTGACGCCAACCGTGAGCTGGGGCACCTGAGCGATGCCAAGCACGCCGCGATCAGCGCAGCCTGCGCACGACTGATCAAAGGCGACTACCACGAGCAGTTCGTGGTGGACATGATTCAAGGCGGTGCTGGTACTTCCACCAACATGAACGCCAACGAAGTCATCGCCAACATCGCGCTGGAGGCCATGGGTCACCAGAAGGGTGAGTACCAGTACCTGCACCCGAACAACGATGTGAACATGGCGCAGTCGACCAACGACGCCTACCCGACCGCGATCCGTCTGGGTCTGCTGCTGGGCCACGACGCCCTGCTGGCCAGCCTCGACAGCCTGATCCAGGCCTTCGCTGCCAAAGGTAAAGAGTTCGACCACGTACTGAAGATGGGCCGTACCCAGCTGCAGGACGCCGTGCCGATGACCCTGGGCCAGGAATTCCGCGCCTTCGCCACTACCATGACCGAAGACCTGCAGCGCCTGCGCTCGCTGGCTCCGGAACTGCTGACCGAAATCAACCTGGGCGGCACCGCCATCGGTACCGGCATCAACGCCGACCCGGGCTACCAGATGCTGGCCGTACAGCGCCTGGCTATCATCAGCGGCCAGCCGCTGGTGCCGGCTGCCGACTTGATCGAAGCCACCTCCGACATGGGCGCCTTCGTGCTGTTCTCCGGCATGCTCAAGCGCACCGCGGTCAAGCTGTCGAAGATCTGCAACGACCTGCGCCTGCTGTCCAGCGGCCCACGCACCGGCATCAACGAGATCAACCTGCCGGCGCGCCAGCCAGGCAGCTCGATCATGCCAGGCAAGGTCAACCCGGTTATCCCTGAGGCCGTCAACCAAGTCGCCTTCGCCATCATGGGCAACGACCTGGCCCTGACCGTCGCCGCCGAAGGTGGCCAACTGCAGCTGAACGTGATGGAGCCGCTGATCGCCTACAAGATCTTCGACTCGATCCGCCTGCTGCAACGCGCCATGGACATGCTGCGCGAGCACTGCATCGTCGGCATCACCGCCAACGAACAGCGCTGCCGTGAACTGGTCGAGCACTCGATCGGCCTGGTCACCGCCCTGAACCCGTACATCGGCTACGAAAACGCCACCCGTATCGCCCGCGTTGCCTTGGAAACCGGCCGCGGCGTGCTGGAACTGGTGCGCGAAGAGAAGCTGCTGGACGAAGAGATGCTCAACGACATCCTGCGTCCGGAAAACATGATCGCTCCCCGTCTGGTTCCGCTGAAGGCGTAA
- a CDS encoding AraC family transcriptional regulator encodes MLHSHLTTLNAVSLILQVFQEDGVDAQHMLAGSGIGPADLGHADARITTQQELQVCANAVSRRQDIGLELGRRMHVSCYGMLGYALLSSATLGDALRLALTFPALLGTVFQLRLVDDGQRVWLSASDHYDAPGLAAFNAEFCLLSLKVICDDLLGRQLPLLAARFEHPRPSYHALYEPAFQCPLGFDASDNAFAFERRWLDMPLPLADPITHKAMGERCRRLNLEFTGRQAWLGRIRQLLLRQLDAAPGLEGLARQMNCSSRTLRRHLQALGSSYQQLLDELRFERAKQLLAEDQMPIYRIAETLGFSETASFRHAFQRWSGVAPSHFRG; translated from the coding sequence ATGCTGCACAGCCACCTCACCACCCTCAACGCCGTTTCGCTGATCCTCCAGGTGTTCCAGGAAGACGGCGTGGACGCGCAGCACATGCTCGCCGGCAGCGGCATAGGCCCCGCAGACCTGGGCCACGCCGATGCGCGCATCACCACCCAGCAGGAACTGCAGGTCTGCGCCAACGCCGTGTCCAGGCGCCAGGACATCGGCCTGGAACTAGGCCGGCGCATGCACGTGTCGTGCTACGGCATGCTCGGTTACGCCCTGCTCTCCAGTGCCACTTTGGGTGACGCCCTGCGCCTGGCGCTAACCTTTCCGGCACTGCTGGGAACAGTTTTCCAGCTACGCCTGGTGGACGATGGCCAGCGCGTGTGGCTCAGCGCCAGCGACCATTACGACGCGCCTGGGCTGGCCGCCTTCAATGCCGAATTCTGCCTGCTGTCGCTGAAAGTGATCTGCGACGACCTGCTCGGCCGCCAGCTACCGTTGCTGGCGGCCCGCTTCGAACACCCGCGCCCGAGCTATCACGCGCTCTATGAACCTGCATTCCAGTGCCCGCTCGGCTTCGACGCCAGCGACAATGCCTTCGCCTTCGAACGACGCTGGCTGGACATGCCCTTGCCCCTGGCCGACCCGATCACCCACAAGGCCATGGGCGAACGCTGCCGACGCCTCAACCTGGAGTTCACCGGCCGCCAAGCGTGGCTGGGGCGGATCCGCCAGCTGCTGCTGCGGCAACTGGATGCCGCGCCTGGGCTGGAAGGTTTGGCACGGCAGATGAACTGCTCGTCGCGCACACTGCGCCGGCATTTGCAGGCGCTGGGCAGCAGTTATCAACAGCTCCTCGACGAGCTGCGCTTCGAGCGGGCCAAGCAGTTGCTGGCCGAGGACCAGATGCCGATCTACCGCATTGCCGAAACATTGGGGTTCAGCGAGACCGCGAGCTTCCGGCATGCCTTCCAGCGCTGGAGCGGCGTGGCGCCGAGCCATTTTCGCGGTTGA
- a CDS encoding histone deacetylase family protein — translation MLTIYSDDHRLHHGRCELIDGKLMPCFEMPSRADHVLERVKQRNLGPVQGPVDFGRAPLQRIHSADYLDFFESAWDRWAALGQEGDLLPFTWPARTLRQVKPSGLHGELGYYSFDAGAPITAGTWQAAYSAAQVALTAQAAIQQGAHAAFALCRPPGHHAAGEVMGGYCYLNNAAIAAQAFIDQGRRKVAILDVDYHHGNGTQDIFYTRNDVFFASIHGDPQDEFPFFLGYADETGEGAGEGCNINYPLPAGSDWAAWSAALEDACQRIAAFSADVLVISLGVDTFKDDPISQFKLDSPDYLAMGKRIAQLGKPTLFVMEGGYAVEEIGINAVNVLEGFQQAQPGA, via the coding sequence GTGCTGACGATCTATTCCGATGACCACCGCCTGCACCATGGCCGCTGCGAGCTCATCGACGGCAAGCTGATGCCCTGTTTCGAAATGCCGTCGCGCGCCGACCACGTCCTGGAGCGCGTCAAGCAGCGCAACCTCGGGCCCGTGCAGGGCCCCGTCGACTTTGGCCGCGCACCGCTGCAGCGCATCCACAGTGCCGACTACCTGGATTTCTTCGAAAGTGCCTGGGACCGTTGGGCCGCGCTTGGCCAGGAAGGTGACCTGCTGCCGTTCACCTGGCCAGCGCGCACCCTGCGCCAGGTCAAACCCAGCGGCCTGCACGGCGAGCTCGGTTACTACAGCTTCGACGCCGGCGCACCGATCACCGCCGGCACCTGGCAGGCCGCCTACAGCGCCGCCCAGGTCGCCCTGACCGCCCAGGCTGCGATCCAGCAAGGCGCCCATGCCGCCTTCGCCCTGTGCCGGCCGCCAGGGCACCACGCCGCAGGCGAAGTGATGGGGGGTTACTGCTACCTCAACAACGCAGCCATTGCCGCCCAGGCCTTCATCGACCAAGGCCGGCGCAAGGTAGCCATCCTCGACGTCGACTATCACCACGGCAACGGTACGCAGGACATTTTCTACACCCGCAACGACGTGTTCTTCGCCTCGATCCACGGCGACCCGCAGGACGAGTTCCCGTTCTTCCTCGGCTACGCCGACGAGACCGGCGAAGGTGCCGGCGAGGGCTGCAACATCAACTACCCGCTGCCTGCCGGCAGCGACTGGGCAGCCTGGAGCGCAGCCCTGGAAGACGCCTGCCAGCGTATCGCCGCCTTCAGTGCCGATGTGCTGGTGATCTCCCTTGGCGTGGATACCTTCAAGGACGACCCCATCTCCCAGTTCAAGCTCGACAGTCCCGACTACCTGGCGATGGGCAAGCGCATCGCCCAGCTGGGCAAGCCGACCTTGTTCGTGATGGAAGGCGGCTACGCTGTGGAGGAAATCGGCATCAACGCGGTCAATGTGCTGGAAGGCTTCCAGCAGGCCCAGCCAGGAGCGTGA
- a CDS encoding extracellular solute-binding protein: MTRLKCLLAPLIATGLFAGALQAHAEQSTLRVYNWFDYITPQTLVDFQKDSGVKLIYDIFDTNEALEAKLLTGNSGYDVVVPSNVFLAKQIEAGVFQPLDRGKLPNWQHLDPALMKLIEANDPGNKFAVPYMYGTVLIGFNPDKVKAVLGDDAPVDSWDLIFKEENIAKLKQCGVALLDSPSEILPLALSYLGLDPNSGKPADYQKAQDLLLKIRPYVTYFHSSKYMADIANGDICVAVGYSGSFSQAANRAREAKNGVVVDMRLPKEGAPIWFDMLAIPKNAANPEDAHTFINYLLRPEVIAPISDFVGYPNPNKDATDKVSPAIRNNPNLYPTAEAMAKLYTLKPLPRDAERARTRAWTKIKSGT, encoded by the coding sequence ATGACCCGACTCAAATGTCTGCTCGCCCCGCTCATCGCCACCGGCCTGTTCGCCGGCGCACTCCAGGCACACGCCGAACAGAGCACCCTGCGGGTGTACAACTGGTTCGACTACATCACCCCGCAAACCCTGGTCGACTTCCAGAAGGACAGCGGGGTCAAGCTGATCTACGACATCTTCGACACCAACGAAGCACTGGAAGCCAAGCTGCTTACCGGCAACTCCGGCTATGACGTGGTGGTGCCGTCCAACGTGTTCCTCGCCAAGCAGATCGAGGCTGGGGTTTTCCAGCCCCTTGACCGCGGCAAGCTGCCCAACTGGCAGCATCTGGACCCGGCACTGATGAAACTGATCGAAGCCAACGACCCCGGCAACAAGTTTGCCGTGCCTTACATGTACGGCACGGTGCTGATCGGCTTCAACCCAGACAAAGTCAAGGCCGTGCTCGGCGACGACGCACCGGTGGACAGCTGGGACCTGATCTTCAAGGAAGAGAACATCGCCAAGCTCAAGCAGTGCGGCGTGGCACTACTTGATTCGCCGTCGGAGATCCTGCCGCTGGCGCTGTCGTACCTGGGGCTGGACCCTAACAGCGGCAAGCCGGCCGACTATCAAAAAGCCCAGGATCTGCTGCTGAAGATCCGCCCGTATGTAACCTACTTCCACTCGTCCAAGTACATGGCCGACATCGCCAATGGTGATATCTGTGTGGCGGTGGGCTACTCGGGCAGCTTCTCCCAGGCCGCGAATCGGGCTCGCGAAGCGAAGAACGGCGTGGTGGTGGACATGCGCCTGCCCAAGGAAGGCGCACCGATCTGGTTCGACATGCTGGCGATCCCCAAGAACGCGGCCAACCCTGAAGATGCCCACACATTCATCAACTACCTGTTGCGACCAGAAGTGATCGCGCCGATCAGCGACTTCGTCGGCTACCCGAACCCGAACAAGGATGCGACCGACAAGGTCAGCCCGGCGATCCGCAACAATCCAAACCTGTACCCGACGGCGGAGGCAATGGCCAAGTTGTACACGCTCAAGCCGTTGCCACGGGATGCCGAGCGGGCACGGACGCGTGCCTGGACCAAGATCAAGTCCGGCACCTGA
- a CDS encoding PLP-dependent aminotransferase family protein: MSERTYALPFDPAGIVLDRRRGLSQQLYQALRARVLDGRLEGGARLPATRDLAAVLALSRNSVVRAYDQLYAEGFIESRVGDGTYVSRLGKLSTQLSTGLSRWLSTDLSTFEAPDTEDLSSFAGRSEPLLRLEKHHLPPPKGDAPRAFRVGLPAFDLFPFEVWAKLQAGFWRNPDPAQLGYGDPAGELPLRELIATYLRRSRGLSCSAEQIVITSGAQQAISLCAQLLLQPGDGVAVENPGYRAAGHAFALAGARVRGVPVDEEGMDCARLAELPDCRLAYVTPAHQYPTGVTMSLARRLALLAWAERQDGWVVEDDYDGEYRYSGAPLAPLAALDRQGRVLYVGTFGKIAFPALRLGYLVLPRRLVRAFSQAKALSVRHSEVGTQCVMAQFMAQGHFQRHIRRMRRAALARRNVLKAGWPVEVPGLGAMPDVAAGLHVKVAVDNLAREQELVARAEAVGVEVTPLSSYWLEDSAEPADARAGLVLGFAAVPEGEIAQALMRLRKAWRD; this comes from the coding sequence ATGAGCGAACGTACCTACGCGTTGCCTTTCGATCCGGCCGGGATCGTCCTGGATCGCCGTCGCGGGCTCAGCCAGCAGCTCTACCAGGCCTTGCGCGCGCGCGTGCTGGATGGGCGCCTGGAAGGCGGAGCACGGCTGCCTGCCACCCGTGACCTCGCGGCGGTGCTGGCGTTGTCGCGCAACAGCGTGGTGCGTGCCTATGACCAGTTGTATGCCGAGGGCTTCATCGAAAGCCGGGTAGGCGATGGCACCTATGTAAGCCGCCTGGGAAAACTATCCACACAACTGTCCACAGGGTTATCCCGGTGGTTATCAACAGACTTATCCACATTTGAAGCGCCTGATACTGAGGATTTATCCAGTTTCGCAGGGCGTAGTGAGCCATTGCTGCGTCTGGAAAAGCACCATTTGCCGCCGCCCAAAGGCGACGCGCCGAGGGCTTTCAGGGTTGGTCTGCCAGCGTTCGACCTGTTTCCTTTCGAGGTCTGGGCCAAGCTGCAAGCGGGTTTCTGGCGAAATCCCGATCCGGCGCAGCTCGGTTATGGCGACCCGGCAGGGGAGCTGCCGTTGCGTGAATTGATCGCCACCTATCTGCGTCGGTCGCGAGGGCTTTCCTGCAGTGCTGAACAAATTGTGATCACCAGTGGTGCGCAGCAGGCGATCAGCCTTTGTGCACAGTTGCTGTTGCAGCCTGGTGACGGGGTGGCTGTGGAAAACCCGGGCTACCGCGCTGCCGGGCACGCCTTCGCCCTGGCGGGGGCAAGGGTCAGGGGCGTGCCGGTAGATGAAGAGGGCATGGACTGTGCGCGCCTGGCCGAGCTGCCGGATTGCAGGCTGGCTTACGTGACCCCGGCTCACCAGTACCCTACCGGTGTGACCATGAGCCTGGCCCGGCGCCTGGCGTTGCTGGCCTGGGCCGAGCGCCAGGACGGCTGGGTCGTCGAGGACGATTACGATGGCGAGTACCGCTACAGCGGTGCGCCTTTGGCGCCGCTGGCGGCACTGGATCGGCAGGGCCGGGTGCTGTACGTGGGAACGTTCGGCAAGATCGCCTTTCCGGCTTTGCGGCTGGGTTACCTGGTGCTGCCCAGGCGCCTGGTGCGGGCATTCAGCCAGGCCAAGGCGCTGTCGGTGCGTCACTCGGAAGTCGGCACGCAATGTGTCATGGCGCAGTTCATGGCCCAAGGGCATTTCCAGCGACATATCCGCCGTATGCGCCGGGCGGCGTTGGCCCGCAGGAATGTGCTGAAGGCCGGTTGGCCGGTGGAGGTACCGGGGCTGGGGGCAATGCCGGACGTCGCAGCAGGGCTGCATGTGAAGGTAGCTGTGGATAACTTGGCGCGGGAGCAGGAGCTGGTTGCGCGGGCGGAGGCGGTGGGGGTGGAGGTCACTCCGCTGAGCAGCTACTGGCTGGAGGACAGCGCGGAGCCTGCGGATGCGAGGGCAGGGCTGGTACTGGGATTCGCGGCAGTGCCAGAAGGGGAGATTGCGCAGGCTTTGATGCGCCTGCGCAAGGCCTGGCGAGATTGA
- a CDS encoding FMN-binding negative transcriptional regulator, which translates to MYNSKPHQEHDLGRLHQHMQHTRLATLISHGEHGLLATHLPVLVATGEGEFGTVYGHLARANQQWQDLAQGAEALLVFPGADAYVSPGYYPSKADNPKVVPTWNYMAVHAWGPVEVIHEPTQLLDIVSRLTDRHEQGRAAPWNVADAPADYLDGMLRAIVGIRLPIARLQGARKLSQNRSAQDIAGVREGLAASADPVDNQLAAHMRDL; encoded by the coding sequence ATGTACAACAGCAAACCGCATCAGGAACATGACCTTGGCCGCCTGCACCAGCACATGCAGCACACCCGCCTGGCAACGCTGATCAGCCACGGTGAGCACGGGCTGCTGGCCACCCATCTGCCCGTGCTGGTCGCCACCGGCGAGGGCGAATTCGGCACGGTCTACGGCCACCTCGCCCGGGCCAACCAGCAATGGCAGGACCTGGCACAAGGCGCTGAAGCCTTGCTGGTATTCCCCGGCGCCGACGCCTATGTCAGCCCCGGCTACTACCCGAGCAAGGCCGACAACCCCAAGGTGGTGCCCACCTGGAACTATATGGCGGTGCATGCCTGGGGCCCGGTGGAGGTGATCCACGAGCCGACACAATTGCTGGACATCGTCAGCCGCCTGACCGACCGCCATGAGCAAGGCCGCGCAGCACCGTGGAACGTCGCCGATGCTCCGGCTGACTACCTTGACGGCATGCTCCGCGCCATCGTCGGTATCCGCCTGCCGATCGCCCGCCTGCAGGGCGCACGCAAGCTCAGTCAGAACCGTTCGGCGCAAGATATCGCCGGGGTCCGCGAAGGCCTGGCCGCCAGCGCCGACCCTGTGGATAACCAACTCGCCGCGCACATGCGCGACCTCTGA
- a CDS encoding GNAT family N-acetyltransferase, which translates to MTAITLRPVRAEDHAAWLPLWQAYLRFYQTELPDAVNTSTWQRLLNANEPTHSALAWVDGKAVGMVNFIYHRSNWSIENSCYLQDLYVDSEVRGLGIGRQLIEHVYATAKAAGCIKVHWLTHETNATAISLYEQVAERPGFIQFRKAL; encoded by the coding sequence ATGACAGCCATCACTCTGCGCCCGGTTCGCGCCGAAGACCATGCCGCCTGGCTGCCCTTGTGGCAGGCCTATCTGCGCTTCTACCAGACCGAACTACCCGACGCAGTCAACACCAGCACCTGGCAACGCCTGCTCAATGCGAACGAGCCGACTCACTCGGCGTTGGCCTGGGTCGATGGCAAGGCGGTGGGGATGGTCAACTTCATCTACCATCGTTCCAACTGGAGCATCGAGAACTCCTGCTACTTGCAGGACCTCTACGTGGACAGTGAAGTACGTGGCCTGGGCATCGGCCGGCAGCTCATCGAGCATGTCTACGCCACGGCCAAGGCCGCCGGCTGCATCAAGGTGCACTGGCTGACCCACGAGACCAACGCCACCGCCATCAGCTTGTACGAGCAGGTCGCCGAGCGCCCGGGCTTCATCCAATTCCGCAAAGCACTGTAG
- a CDS encoding GNAT family N-acetyltransferase, which produces MNDALNWKPAGTPKAEPIEGRFIRLEKLDPARHGNDLWEVLQGPGSDPALWDYLPYGPFAERASFDRWLEGNAASRDPLFYSVIDRANGQVQGILSYMSIVPEQGRFEIGHIAFGAAMQRTPKGTEAVYLLSKLGFELGNRRLEWKCNDANARSKRAAERFGFVFEGVFRNHMVVKDRNRDTTWYSITDAEWPAVAAGFERWLSVDNQQPEGQVRTLEACRLG; this is translated from the coding sequence ATGAACGACGCATTGAACTGGAAACCCGCCGGTACGCCCAAGGCCGAGCCCATCGAAGGCCGTTTCATCCGTTTGGAGAAGCTTGACCCGGCGCGCCATGGCAACGACCTTTGGGAAGTACTGCAAGGTCCGGGCTCGGACCCAGCGCTATGGGACTACCTGCCCTACGGCCCGTTTGCTGAGCGCGCCAGCTTCGACCGCTGGCTGGAAGGCAACGCCGCCAGCCGCGACCCGCTGTTCTACAGTGTGATCGACCGCGCCAACGGCCAGGTTCAGGGCATCCTCAGCTACATGTCGATCGTCCCCGAACAGGGCCGCTTCGAGATTGGCCACATCGCCTTCGGCGCCGCCATGCAACGCACACCCAAGGGCACCGAGGCGGTTTACCTTTTGAGCAAGCTGGGCTTCGAGCTGGGCAATCGCCGGCTGGAATGGAAGTGCAACGACGCCAATGCCCGCTCCAAGCGCGCGGCCGAGCGCTTCGGTTTTGTGTTCGAGGGCGTGTTCCGCAACCACATGGTGGTCAAGGACCGCAACCGGGATACGACCTGGTATTCGATTACCGACGCCGAATGGCCGGCGGTGGCGGCGGGGTTCGAGCGCTGGTTGAGCGTGGATAACCAACAACCTGAAGGTCAGGTGAGGACGCTGGAGGCCTGTCGCCTGGGCTGA
- a CDS encoding helix-turn-helix domain-containing protein produces MTVSIDARGLLIDGVREGIADGSLELGAAVRRLRTEVAKMQQTQFARMCKISVRTLIQIEQGEGNPTLKSLNAVFKPFGLQMGVVTRRRQIR; encoded by the coding sequence ATGACGGTATCCATTGATGCTCGCGGGTTGTTGATCGACGGTGTGCGTGAAGGCATCGCCGACGGCAGCCTGGAGCTTGGTGCAGCGGTCAGGCGGCTGCGTACGGAAGTGGCGAAGATGCAGCAGACCCAGTTTGCGCGGATGTGCAAGATTTCGGTCCGCACATTGATCCAGATCGAACAGGGGGAGGGCAACCCTACGCTCAAATCGCTGAATGCGGTATTCAAGCCGTTCGGTCTGCAGATGGGCGTGGTCACGCGTCGACGTCAGATCAGATGA
- a CDS encoding type II toxin-antitoxin system HipA family toxin, whose amino-acid sequence MHRLTLQLHVYGKWQDALAMTFAQPEHSLASPCEFGYLSDYVRANPDGYDSLFCQAASARLPVDFGSHRLPHAPAFLYDIAPAGAAKRFLLKHIGRERPAGMGEDLFLLARSTPAPIGNLRIKESFEQLDLANPIGFTREDVVSRDQRFLEYAYEQGAAIGGATGAGGEAPKLLMTEDESGQLYPDAVLADEHARRHWFIKFARNQALVDDQEILRAEHLYYKALQRLGIDTVASEHMALEEGRKPSLWMERFDRQVSAEGVQRLAVESVYSLCGITEPGSRMGHLEVIDTLVALWREAGQSDQVPGLITDYLRRDLINKILGNADNHGRNTAIIRTRDAVRMAPIYDLAPMVMDQEGVTRTTKWPATIERAGEIDWLSVCNALATFIDPEQAYQRLREDARQLLALPDILSELGLASRVMSHPAIALGKLERRIAEWGLA is encoded by the coding sequence ATGCACAGACTTACGCTCCAGCTCCATGTCTACGGCAAGTGGCAGGACGCCCTGGCAATGACCTTCGCACAGCCGGAGCACAGCCTCGCCAGCCCTTGCGAGTTTGGCTACCTGTCCGACTACGTCAGGGCGAATCCAGATGGCTATGACAGCCTATTCTGCCAAGCGGCGAGTGCAAGGCTGCCGGTGGATTTTGGCAGCCATCGCCTGCCCCACGCCCCTGCATTCCTTTACGACATCGCCCCTGCCGGTGCCGCCAAACGCTTCCTGCTCAAGCATATTGGCCGCGAGAGGCCGGCTGGCATGGGAGAAGACCTGTTTCTGCTTGCGCGCTCCACCCCTGCGCCGATTGGTAACCTGCGTATCAAGGAGTCCTTCGAGCAACTGGATCTGGCAAACCCCATCGGTTTTACCCGCGAGGATGTCGTTTCCCGGGATCAGCGCTTTCTCGAGTACGCCTATGAGCAGGGAGCGGCCATTGGCGGTGCGACCGGTGCTGGCGGTGAAGCGCCGAAGCTGTTGATGACAGAGGACGAAAGCGGGCAGTTGTACCCGGATGCCGTGCTTGCCGACGAGCACGCCCGCCGTCACTGGTTCATCAAGTTCGCCAGAAACCAGGCACTGGTTGATGACCAGGAGATTCTGCGAGCCGAGCACCTCTACTACAAAGCCTTGCAGCGTTTAGGTATTGATACGGTAGCCAGTGAACACATGGCGTTGGAGGAGGGCCGCAAGCCCAGCCTCTGGATGGAGCGCTTCGATCGTCAGGTGTCCGCAGAGGGAGTGCAGCGCCTAGCTGTGGAGTCGGTCTACTCGCTGTGCGGTATAACCGAGCCCGGCAGCCGCATGGGCCACCTGGAGGTGATCGATACCCTTGTCGCGCTATGGCGTGAGGCCGGGCAGTCGGATCAGGTGCCTGGGCTGATTACGGATTATCTGCGCCGAGACCTGATCAACAAGATCCTGGGCAACGCCGACAACCATGGACGCAATACTGCCATCATCCGCACCCGCGATGCGGTGCGGATGGCGCCAATCTATGACCTTGCGCCGATGGTGATGGATCAGGAGGGGGTAACACGGACAACCAAATGGCCAGCGACGATCGAGCGGGCTGGTGAAATCGACTGGTTGTCGGTGTGCAACGCCCTTGCTACGTTCATTGACCCGGAGCAGGCGTACCAGCGTTTGCGCGAGGATGCCCGCCAGTTGCTGGCATTGCCCGATATCCTGAGCGAACTGGGATTGGCAAGCCGGGTCATGAGTCACCCGGCTATTGCGCTGGGCAAGCTTGAGCGGCGGATAGCCGAGTGGGGGTTGGCATGA